The following are from one region of the Nostoc cf. commune SO-36 genome:
- a CDS encoding SIMPL domain-containing protein → MTNTGVSQKALVIIDPLTGSTNPNPSQILEVTGRGEVNVATTLTKVQLGIQVEGKTATEVQEEVARRSTAVVDVLQNLGAQELQTTSIQLNPVFSFADGTQTLTGFRGINTLQFELPTDRAGAAIDTAIQAGANLIQNISFTASDEALQQARLQVLSEAVEDAQAQAQTVLVPCS, encoded by the coding sequence ATGACTAACACAGGTGTGAGTCAGAAGGCTCTTGTGATCATTGACCCCCTAACTGGTAGCACTAATCCAAACCCTTCTCAGATATTGGAAGTTACTGGTCGAGGAGAGGTCAATGTTGCCACTACTTTAACTAAGGTGCAATTGGGGATTCAAGTAGAGGGAAAAACCGCAACCGAAGTTCAAGAAGAAGTTGCTCGACGTTCAACAGCAGTAGTTGATGTGTTGCAAAACCTTGGGGCGCAAGAACTTCAAACTACATCTATTCAACTAAATCCCGTTTTTAGCTTTGCAGATGGGACTCAAACCCTAACTGGCTTTAGAGGGATCAACACACTTCAGTTTGAGTTACCAACCGATCGGGCTGGGGCAGCAATTGACACAGCTATCCAAGCAGGCGCAAATTTAATACAGAATATAAGCTTCACTGCCTCAGACGAAGCATTACAGCAGGCACGTCTGCAAGTTCTTAGCGAAGCTGTTGAAGATGCCCAAGCCCAAGCTCAGACTGTTTTAGTACCTTGCAGTTAA
- a CDS encoding SIMPL domain-containing protein: protein MQLTPGEIIDIDINSSNNPSPSPLVFAAADRVATAATTPIIGGLQSVEASVSLDIGYSPNSALTLPSATDNLIGGSQQALVIINSLTGSTNPKPSQILEVTGRGEVTVATTLTEVQLGIQVQGKTATEVQEEVARRSTAVVDVLQNLGAQELQTTSIQLNPVFSFADGTQTLTGFEGLNTLQFELPTDQSGAAIDTAIQAGANVIQNISFTASDEALQQARLQVLSEAVKDAQAQAQAVFSTLKLTPGEIIDIDINSSDNFSPSPLVFNVDRAFAAGATTPIIGGLQSVEASVSLDILYYPTAITLDSPVTV, encoded by the coding sequence TTGCAGTTAACCCCCGGAGAGATTATTGACATTGATATTAACTCATCTAACAATCCCAGCCCATCTCCTTTGGTGTTTGCAGCAGCAGATAGGGTAGCAACAGCTGCTACAACTCCTATAATTGGTGGTCTTCAGTCGGTAGAAGCTAGTGTTTCTCTAGATATCGGTTATTCTCCAAATTCAGCACTCACTCTCCCTTCGGCTACTGATAATCTCATAGGTGGGAGTCAGCAGGCTCTTGTGATCATCAATTCCCTGACTGGTAGCACTAATCCAAAACCTTCTCAGATATTGGAAGTTACCGGTCGAGGAGAGGTCACTGTTGCCACTACTTTAACTGAGGTGCAATTAGGGATTCAAGTACAAGGAAAAACCGCAACCGAAGTTCAAGAAGAAGTTGCTCGACGTTCAACAGCAGTAGTTGATGTGCTGCAAAACCTTGGGGCGCAAGAACTTCAAACTACATCTATTCAACTAAATCCCGTCTTTAGCTTTGCCGATGGGACTCAAACCCTAACTGGCTTTGAAGGGTTGAACACACTTCAGTTTGAGTTACCAACAGATCAATCTGGAGCAGCAATTGACACAGCTATCCAAGCAGGCGCAAATGTAATACAGAATATAAGCTTTACTGCTTCAGACGAAGCATTGCAGCAGGCACGTCTGCAAGTTCTTAGCGAAGCTGTTAAAGATGCTCAAGCGCAAGCTCAGGCTGTTTTTAGTACCTTGAAGTTAACCCCCGGAGAGATTATTGACATTGATATTAACTCATCTGACAATTTCAGCCCGTCTCCTTTGGTGTTTAACGTAGATAGAGCTTTTGCAGCAGGTGCTACAACTCCTATAATTGGTGGTCTTCAGTCGGTAGAAGCTAGTGTTTCTCTAGACATTCTTTATTATCCAACAGCAATTACTCTTGATTCACCTGTAACAGTTTAG
- a CDS encoding Uma2 family endonuclease: MATQLSEGKSQTELVISWEALPKDFQLEDEPVENTSQPLLAGALRESLEISGFIQPQMLIASNLGLCATVNGQFIAKAPDWVYVPSVNEVVGNRKSYTPNLEGDIPAIAIEFLSDTEGGEYSVKRAYPPGKWFFYEQILQIPIYVVFEPYGGLLEYYQLENKRYELKQPDENGRHWINVMGLFLGTWQGTKEGRTGYWLRWWDQAGNLLPWAVEQIEQERQRAEQECQQKERLIAYLQSQGIDPNNLPPFE; this comes from the coding sequence ATGGCAACCCAACTCAGTGAAGGCAAATCCCAAACTGAACTGGTAATCTCTTGGGAAGCCTTGCCCAAGGATTTTCAACTAGAGGATGAACCAGTGGAGAATACAAGTCAGCCACTTTTGGCTGGTGCTTTGCGTGAAAGCCTAGAAATCAGTGGATTCATCCAACCCCAAATGTTGATAGCTTCCAACTTGGGTCTTTGTGCGACAGTCAACGGTCAATTTATTGCTAAAGCACCTGACTGGGTTTATGTGCCATCGGTGAATGAAGTTGTGGGTAATCGCAAAAGTTATACACCAAATTTAGAAGGAGATATTCCAGCGATCGCTATCGAATTTTTATCCGATACTGAAGGTGGAGAATATTCGGTAAAACGAGCTTATCCACCAGGAAAATGGTTTTTCTACGAGCAGATTTTGCAGATTCCCATCTACGTGGTTTTTGAACCTTATGGCGGTTTATTAGAATATTATCAACTGGAAAATAAACGCTATGAGTTAAAGCAACCTGACGAAAATGGTCGTCATTGGATTAATGTGATGGGCTTATTTTTAGGAACTTGGCAAGGAACAAAAGAAGGTCGCACTGGTTATTGGTTACGCTGGTGGGATCAAGCTGGTAATTTGTTACCGTGGGCTGTAGAACAGATTGAACAAGAACGCCAACGCGCCGAACAAGAATGCCAGCAAAAAGAACGGCTGATTGCTTATTTACAATCACAGGGTATTGACCCGAATAATTTGCCCCCGTTCGAGTAG
- the ligA gene encoding NAD-dependent DNA ligase LigA: MTQIKPEVKRTEELRQLLQQASYAYYVLDAPIMEDAVYDQLYRELQQLETQYPELTAPDSPTQRVGERPATQFNSVRHNIPLYSLENAFNIDELQAWDQRWRRQVPKIDAVEYVSELKIDGSALALTYQDGILVRGTTRGDGVTGEDITQNVRTIRSIPLRLNFEGLEILERVEVRGEAFLPLEVFKQINEERQKASEQLFANPRNAAAGTLRQLDSRIVAKRRLDFFGYTLHIPGRDDTSIANTQWEALELLEKMGFRVNPNHKRCASIAEVAKYYEYWDTERLNLPYMTDGVVVKLSSFKLQEQLGFTQKFPRWAIALKYPAEEAPTRVENIAVNVGRTGALTPLAEMRPVQLAGTTVSRATLHNSDRIAQLDIRIGDTVIVRKAGEIIPEVLRVIKELRPPDTEPFVMPTHCPVCGQLVVRESGEAVTRCVNASCAAILKGSIEHWVSRDALDIKGMGEKLVYQLVDKGLVHSVADLYELTTEKLSALERMGQKSAEKLVDAIAQSKNQPWSRVLYGLGIRHVGSVNAQLLTQKYFTVDQLAAAKQSDIEGIYGIGAEIAQSVYQWFRIDANQRLIERLQAEGLQLTATEETQIVGDGNQKFAGKTFVITGTLPTLKRDEAKALIQKSGGKVTDSVSKKTDYLLLGEDAGSKLEKAVSLGITQLSEAQFLEMTEG; this comes from the coding sequence ATGACACAGATTAAGCCTGAAGTAAAGCGCACAGAAGAATTGCGCCAGTTATTGCAACAAGCAAGCTATGCTTATTACGTCCTAGATGCTCCAATCATGGAGGATGCAGTCTATGACCAGCTATATCGAGAATTGCAACAACTAGAAACTCAATATCCAGAATTGACAGCACCCGATAGTCCAACTCAGCGCGTGGGTGAGAGGCCAGCAACACAGTTTAACTCGGTGCGGCACAATATCCCCTTGTACAGTCTGGAAAATGCATTCAATATTGATGAGTTGCAAGCATGGGATCAGCGTTGGCGGCGACAAGTACCAAAAATAGATGCAGTGGAATATGTCAGTGAACTGAAAATTGATGGTTCTGCTTTGGCTCTTACTTACCAAGATGGTATTCTAGTTAGAGGCACAACTAGAGGTGATGGGGTGACGGGTGAAGATATCACCCAAAATGTGCGGACAATTCGCTCAATTCCCTTACGTTTGAATTTTGAAGGGTTAGAAATTCTCGAAAGGGTAGAAGTTCGAGGTGAGGCGTTTTTGCCGTTGGAAGTGTTTAAACAAATCAACGAGGAAAGGCAAAAAGCCAGCGAACAATTATTTGCTAATCCCCGTAATGCCGCAGCTGGTACACTCAGGCAACTAGACTCCCGCATTGTCGCTAAACGGCGGTTAGATTTCTTTGGCTACACTCTGCACATTCCTGGTAGAGATGACACCAGTATTGCTAATACGCAATGGGAAGCGTTGGAGTTGTTGGAAAAGATGGGTTTTCGAGTCAACCCCAACCACAAACGCTGTGCTTCGATCGCAGAAGTGGCAAAATATTATGAATATTGGGACACGGAACGGCTGAATTTACCCTATATGACTGATGGGGTAGTGGTGAAGCTGAGTTCTTTTAAACTTCAGGAACAGCTAGGGTTTACGCAGAAATTTCCCCGTTGGGCGATCGCTTTAAAGTACCCAGCCGAAGAAGCACCTACCCGTGTGGAAAATATTGCTGTAAATGTTGGGAGAACAGGCGCGTTAACCCCATTAGCAGAGATGCGCCCAGTGCAATTGGCGGGAACAACAGTTTCCCGCGCGACTTTACATAATAGCGATCGCATTGCTCAATTAGATATCCGCATTGGTGATACTGTCATCGTTCGCAAAGCCGGAGAAATCATTCCAGAAGTGCTGAGGGTAATCAAAGAACTCCGTCCCCCTGACACCGAACCTTTTGTTATGCCCACCCATTGCCCAGTCTGCGGCCAATTGGTGGTGCGAGAATCAGGCGAGGCGGTGACTCGGTGCGTCAATGCTTCCTGTGCGGCGATTCTTAAAGGTTCCATTGAACATTGGGTAAGTCGTGATGCCTTGGATATCAAAGGCATGGGCGAAAAGCTGGTATATCAACTTGTTGATAAAGGTTTGGTGCATTCCGTTGCCGATTTATATGAGTTGACAACAGAGAAATTATCTGCATTAGAAAGGATGGGGCAAAAGTCAGCAGAGAAATTAGTGGATGCGATCGCTCAATCAAAAAATCAACCTTGGTCAAGGGTATTGTATGGTTTAGGCATCCGTCACGTTGGCAGTGTAAATGCCCAATTGTTGACTCAAAAATATTTCACTGTAGACCAGTTAGCGGCAGCAAAGCAATCAGATATTGAAGGAATTTATGGTATCGGTGCTGAAATTGCCCAATCTGTCTACCAGTGGTTTCGGATTGATGCTAACCAAAGGTTGATAGAACGCTTACAAGCAGAAGGATTGCAATTAACTGCCACAGAGGAAACGCAAATAGTTGGTGATGGTAATCAAAAATTCGCAGGTAAAACTTTTGTAATTACGGGAACATTGCCAACTTTAAAGCGGGATGAAGCAAAGGCTTTGATTCAAAAATCTGGGGGAAAAGTGACTGATTCGGTGAGTAAAAAAACCGATTATTTACTGTTAGGAGAAGATGCCGGCTCTAAGTTAGAAAAAGCAGTTTCATTAGGAATTACGCAGTTAAGCGAGGCGCAATTTTTGGAGATGACTGAAGGTTGA
- a CDS encoding mechanosensitive ion channel family protein has protein sequence MNSFHHFRKAIAILVIVFMMIGWLLTTEMSVQAQSRPTAHITVDGRQLFELSEAGQFSAENRAGDANLILREAVRSPGGVKVEIVETNQLPVILVNNRHLLTVTQQDTFTGRTKQEQAEIWAQRIREAVKQGQEERRLDYFWRAILVVALSVLGAIALHFLLGWVGRYWLRRLVPREANHPETGAQPKGIELFLQLTLVVVRSLLWIGIAIYITDLFPLTREWSRSIANILWMSLTSPVITIGESSYSVINIIIFISLLFGVLAIAGTLTNLLRSRVLRMTNVSRGVQESIAIAIYYSLIFIGTVLLLQIWGLDISSLAIVASVFGVAIGFGLQGVAKELVSGFVITFERAIEIGDFVQVGEFMGTVERLNARSTYLRTLDDIVVIVPNSRFLDTEVVNWNHQTSACRLVLPIRVAYGVSINTIRSALLEVALKNTDILKKPHPTVWFQGYGEDFLNFQLLVWISKPRKQFQIKSDLYFQIDEILRQKNINIPFPQRSLHLRTGSLPLELSPQLENSLSQLSEGLINLLKSQLHKDSANDANNSSAKTQSEKSDSQ, from the coding sequence ATGAATAGCTTTCATCACTTTCGGAAAGCCATTGCCATCCTGGTAATTGTCTTCATGATGATTGGATGGCTATTAACTACTGAAATGTCGGTGCAAGCTCAATCAAGACCAACTGCTCATATTACAGTAGATGGTCGTCAGTTATTTGAACTTTCAGAAGCAGGACAATTTAGCGCAGAAAATCGTGCTGGTGATGCCAACTTAATTTTAAGAGAAGCAGTCCGTTCTCCAGGTGGTGTGAAGGTAGAGATTGTAGAAACTAATCAATTACCTGTAATTCTGGTAAATAATCGTCACCTATTAACGGTGACTCAACAAGATACTTTTACTGGGAGAACAAAACAGGAACAAGCAGAAATTTGGGCGCAACGAATTAGGGAAGCAGTTAAACAAGGTCAAGAAGAACGCAGATTAGATTATTTTTGGCGGGCAATATTAGTAGTAGCTTTATCTGTATTAGGCGCGATCGCACTCCATTTCCTTTTGGGTTGGGTTGGGCGCTATTGGTTACGGCGACTGGTTCCTAGAGAAGCTAATCACCCGGAAACGGGAGCGCAACCCAAAGGAATCGAGCTATTTTTACAATTGACGCTGGTTGTAGTGCGATCGCTACTGTGGATAGGAATAGCTATCTACATTACCGACTTATTCCCCTTAACGCGAGAATGGAGCAGAAGCATTGCCAATATTCTCTGGATGAGCTTAACTTCTCCAGTGATTACTATTGGTGAAAGTTCTTATTCAGTCATCAATATAATTATCTTCATCAGCTTACTTTTTGGAGTATTAGCGATTGCTGGAACTTTAACTAATCTGCTGCGATCGCGCGTATTACGCATGACAAATGTTAGCCGTGGTGTACAAGAATCAATTGCCATTGCTATCTATTACAGTCTAATTTTTATCGGAACAGTTTTATTACTACAAATTTGGGGTTTAGACATCAGTTCTTTAGCAATAGTAGCCAGTGTATTTGGTGTAGCGATCGGCTTTGGCTTGCAGGGAGTTGCTAAAGAATTGGTAAGCGGTTTTGTAATTACTTTTGAACGCGCTATTGAAATTGGCGACTTTGTACAAGTTGGCGAGTTTATGGGAACAGTAGAGCGTTTAAATGCTCGCAGCACCTACCTCCGCACCTTAGATGATATAGTAGTGATTGTGCCAAATTCCCGTTTTTTAGATACAGAAGTAGTCAATTGGAACCATCAGACTTCAGCATGTCGTCTAGTATTACCAATACGAGTTGCTTATGGTGTGAGTATCAATACTATACGCTCTGCATTATTAGAAGTGGCGCTGAAAAATACTGATATTTTAAAAAAACCACATCCTACTGTTTGGTTTCAAGGATATGGTGAAGATTTTTTAAATTTTCAGTTATTAGTTTGGATTTCTAAACCCCGCAAGCAGTTTCAAATTAAGAGCGACTTATATTTTCAGATTGATGAAATTCTCAGACAAAAAAACATCAATATTCCCTTCCCCCAACGCTCTCTACATTTGCGTACTGGTAGCTTACCCTTAGAACTTTCACCACAATTAGAAAATTCATTATCACAACTTTCTGAAGGTTTAATTAATTTGTTAAAAAGCCAGTTACACAAAGACAGTGCAAATGATGCTAATAATTCATCTGCAAAAACTCAAAGTGAAAAATCCGATTCACAGTAA
- a CDS encoding RNA-guided endonuclease InsQ/TnpB family protein yields MKTNGVGDNLVEFTREAARVVLTTEAFKSFKELRNLYLKGELPFKPKPPSYLKGSKLFKVAYPNSGGQRPLIVNGQIRFSLGLTVRRWFGVSEFFLPMPSNIDYSKVKEFTILPKNGAFYLEMSYEQALQKHELDINQALSIDLGTADNLAACVDTLGNSLLIDARAMKAMNQLWNKKVSTRKENKPEAYWDNWLDRVTRKRNHQMRDGINKAAKLIINHCLRHGIGTLVIGWNEGFKYSANMGRVNNQKFVQMPLGKLKKRLEQLCDLHSIRFIETEESYTSKSSFLDGDSLPVYGQKPEGWKASGKRVKRGLYRSANGSIVNADLNGSANIMRKVASNLSLDLGLLGRRCLTTATRVRLWTLPKFTLSVESQTLKGLRVSKNLLPLSRQFLWTSKK; encoded by the coding sequence TTGAAGACCAACGGGGTTGGTGACAACCTCGTTGAGTTTACTAGGGAAGCGGCACGGGTAGTTTTAACCACCGAGGCATTTAAGTCTTTCAAAGAATTGAGAAACTTATACTTAAAAGGTGAATTACCTTTCAAACCAAAACCGCCTAGCTACCTAAAAGGGTCAAAGTTGTTCAAAGTTGCTTACCCCAATTCAGGAGGTCAAAGACCACTGATTGTTAATGGGCAGATTAGATTTTCTTTAGGGCTAACAGTTAGAAGATGGTTTGGAGTGTCTGAGTTTTTTCTCCCAATGCCATCAAACATTGACTACTCAAAGGTAAAAGAGTTTACGATTCTACCCAAGAATGGTGCTTTTTACCTGGAAATGTCCTATGAACAAGCCTTGCAAAAACACGAACTAGACATCAATCAGGCGTTGTCTATAGACCTTGGAACTGCTGACAATTTAGCTGCTTGTGTTGATACATTGGGTAATTCCTTGTTGATTGATGCTCGTGCAATGAAAGCGATGAATCAACTATGGAATAAAAAGGTATCAACACGTAAAGAGAACAAGCCAGAAGCCTATTGGGACAACTGGTTAGACCGTGTAACCCGTAAACGCAATCACCAAATGCGGGATGGTATCAACAAAGCAGCAAAATTAATTATTAACCACTGCCTTAGACATGGCATTGGCACTCTAGTAATTGGGTGGAACGAAGGCTTTAAATACTCTGCCAACATGGGTAGAGTTAATAATCAAAAGTTTGTTCAAATGCCTTTGGGTAAGCTAAAAAAACGATTGGAACAACTGTGTGATTTGCACAGCATTAGATTTATTGAAACAGAGGAATCCTACACGAGCAAGTCGAGCTTTTTAGATGGAGACTCCCTACCTGTTTATGGTCAAAAGCCAGAAGGGTGGAAAGCATCTGGAAAGCGAGTTAAAAGAGGGCTGTATAGGAGCGCGAATGGTTCAATTGTGAACGCGGACTTGAACGGTAGCGCGAATATAATGCGAAAAGTAGCCAGCAATCTAAGCTTAGACTTAGGCTTACTGGGTAGGCGGTGTTTGACGACCGCAACGAGAGTTAGGCTTTGGACACTACCTAAGTTTACTCTGTCTGTAGAATCTCAGACCCTAAAGGGGCTGAGAGTGTCAAAAAACCTTCTGCCCCTCTCAAGGCAATTTCTCTGGACTTCCAAAAAATAA
- a CDS encoding group II intron maturase-specific domain-containing protein: protein MPLINRLNSVITGWSNYYSTVVSKVIFSDLDNLMYPKLKAWAQHRHPQKSGGWVSKKYWQTIGGDNWVFATRQKGKNPMRLRSHTETKIIRHVKVKGDSSPYDGNLIYWSSRMGKHPETTLRMATLLKSQKGKCTHCGMYFREEDVLEIDHITPKSLGGKDEYKNLQILHRHCHDEKTTEDGSVVKYT, encoded by the coding sequence CTGCCTCTTATCAACCGATTAAATTCGGTAATAACAGGATGGTCTAACTACTACTCAACAGTTGTAAGTAAGGTTATCTTTTCTGACTTAGATAATCTCATGTATCCAAAGCTAAAGGCTTGGGCGCAACACCGCCACCCCCAGAAGTCCGGGGGATGGGTGTCAAAGAAATATTGGCAAACTATAGGCGGTGATAATTGGGTATTCGCAACCAGGCAGAAGGGTAAAAACCCGATGCGGTTACGGTCACACACGGAAACAAAGATTATCCGTCATGTGAAAGTTAAAGGCGATTCCAGTCCCTACGATGGAAACCTAATTTACTGGAGTTCAAGAATGGGAAAACATCCCGAAACGACCTTAAGAATGGCAACGCTCCTAAAGTCACAAAAAGGGAAATGTACCCACTGCGGAATGTACTTCCGAGAGGAAGATGTACTTGAGATTGACCACATAACCCCCAAAAGTTTGGGAGGCAAAGACGAATATAAAAATCTCCAGATATTACACAGACACTGCCACGATGAAAAGACAACTGAGGATGGTTCAGTTGTGAAGTACACATGA
- a CDS encoding fatty acid hydroxylase — protein sequence MLEAIAVAWLLLFFGDFLSTFFYHVPEHVFGSLHLKTHHSWKKDFRHYAILTFNPQVLLDGILGALPYIVIAVVLWPFSPIGVISGLLLGQFHVWWRHISVLGWQTPKPVNILCKILFITTPERHWLHHHKTNLGFGDIFSFFEQPAQMWLRWLRLLRLRFRYSRI from the coding sequence ATGCTTGAGGCTATCGCTGTTGCTTGGTTATTACTGTTTTTTGGCGATTTTCTATCTACATTTTTTTACCACGTACCCGAGCACGTTTTTGGTAGCCTTCATTTAAAAACGCACCACTCCTGGAAGAAAGACTTCCGCCACTACGCTATTTTGACTTTTAATCCCCAGGTTCTTTTAGATGGTATCTTGGGAGCTTTGCCTTATATAGTCATAGCAGTAGTTTTGTGGCCTTTCTCTCCCATTGGTGTAATCTCTGGATTACTGCTTGGTCAGTTTCATGTATGGTGGAGACACATAAGTGTACTAGGTTGGCAAACTCCAAAGCCTGTAAATATTTTATGCAAAATTCTATTTATTACTACTCCTGAGAGACACTGGTTACATCATCACAAAACTAATTTAGGTTTCGGTGATATTTTCAGCTTCTTTGAACAACCTGCACAAATGTGGTTACGCTGGCTTCGGTTACTCAGACTTCGTTTTCGCTACTCTCGGATATAA
- a CDS encoding ATP-binding protein, protein MSAVSLRKILNKKELPSLVHNLVYQFNIAIDVELVDGTKLISIGKQTTENRYPIEVSGEIIGWVVGEEQATLLATLLSFLAKQEAEKKELAKELLERYQEIDLFDDISTQLTTSLDTRQIGQLVLQELSQLIESSAGMILLLSPDATAFETIAQFGVFFDHSQPEPGKGIIGNIVQSNRAELVNDVQADPRLEMQKNVNAMICVPLRAKERVLGAIAIGTPKTDSYKAEHLKLVSIFASQTAIAIDKAVLYEQSTQAAVQAQAQTQKLQQTLHELQLAQTQLIQSEKMSSLGQLIAGVAHEINNPVNFICGNLRYVAEYAHDLLHLLEKYQTFLPVAPPELESELDNIDLEFIMQDLPKLLDSMKLGTSRIVEIVQSLKNFSRHDEADIKAVNIHDGIDGTLMILHHRLKADVHRPAIEIVKDYAKLPLIECYPGQLNQVFMNILANAIDALEESLVISHSSLASNESQIILPTITICTKILDRQWVVIRIADNGPGMKEEVIRRIYDPFFTTKDVGKGTGLGMAISYQIVVDKHGGMLKCRSQPGEGTEFWIQIPLNCALVNATEKENCTSASPTPTTKLALTFDSDGFIPSTTPMLKPADLLIRHTQLIQRMSQQNPDLEGASPEQIYQMFQRHPISLKLYATLLSWFCCSNLPK, encoded by the coding sequence ATGTCCGCAGTTAGCCTCAGAAAGATTCTCAACAAAAAAGAGTTACCATCTCTCGTTCATAACTTAGTCTACCAGTTCAACATCGCAATTGATGTTGAACTGGTAGACGGCACAAAACTGATTAGCATTGGCAAACAAACTACGGAAAACCGATATCCCATCGAGGTGTCAGGAGAAATCATCGGTTGGGTTGTTGGAGAAGAACAAGCAACTCTACTTGCGACTTTGCTCTCGTTTTTGGCAAAGCAGGAAGCTGAGAAGAAAGAACTTGCTAAAGAATTGCTGGAGCGATACCAGGAAATTGACTTGTTTGATGATATTTCAACTCAACTCACAACAAGTTTAGATACGCGACAGATTGGCCAACTTGTGCTTCAGGAATTGAGCCAATTAATTGAATCATCTGCGGGAATGATTTTGCTTTTGAGTCCAGATGCAACCGCATTTGAAACCATTGCCCAATTTGGAGTGTTTTTTGACCACAGTCAGCCGGAACCGGGTAAGGGAATTATTGGCAACATTGTGCAATCCAATCGGGCAGAACTGGTCAATGATGTGCAAGCCGATCCTCGATTAGAGATGCAGAAAAACGTTAATGCAATGATTTGTGTACCGTTGCGAGCTAAAGAGCGGGTACTAGGAGCGATCGCTATTGGAACGCCCAAAACTGACTCATACAAGGCTGAACACCTGAAACTTGTGAGTATCTTTGCCTCCCAAACAGCGATCGCTATTGACAAAGCTGTGCTTTACGAGCAAAGCACTCAAGCAGCTGTCCAAGCACAAGCCCAGACACAGAAGCTTCAGCAAACTCTTCATGAGTTGCAATTGGCCCAAACTCAGTTAATCCAAAGCGAAAAAATGTCCAGTTTAGGGCAACTCATTGCTGGAGTTGCCCACGAAATCAACAACCCGGTTAACTTTATTTGCGGCAATTTAAGGTATGTTGCCGAATACGCCCACGACTTATTGCACCTGTTGGAAAAGTATCAAACATTTCTACCTGTTGCTCCTCCAGAACTCGAATCAGAGTTAGACAATATAGACCTGGAATTTATCATGCAGGATCTTCCCAAACTGCTAGATTCAATGAAATTAGGCACAAGTCGCATCGTCGAAATTGTCCAATCCCTGAAAAACTTTTCCCGCCATGACGAAGCCGACATAAAAGCCGTCAACATCCACGATGGCATTGATGGAACCCTAATGATTCTTCATCATCGTCTGAAAGCAGATGTTCATCGTCCGGCAATTGAAATTGTTAAAGATTATGCAAAACTTCCTCTGATTGAATGTTATCCCGGACAGTTGAATCAGGTATTTATGAACATCCTGGCAAATGCCATTGATGCGCTCGAAGAGTCATTAGTCATTAGTCATTCGTCATTGGCATCCAACGAATCACAAATCATACTTCCGACCATCACTATTTGTACCAAAATACTCGATCGCCAGTGGGTTGTGATTCGCATTGCTGACAACGGCCCAGGCATGAAGGAAGAGGTTATCCGCCGCATTTACGATCCCTTCTTTACCACGAAAGATGTTGGTAAGGGAACAGGCTTAGGCATGGCAATCAGCTACCAAATTGTTGTAGACAAACATGGGGGAATGCTTAAGTGTCGGTCGCAACCGGGTGAAGGCACAGAGTTCTGGATTCAGATTCCGTTAAATTGTGCATTGGTAAACGCTACTGAAAAAGAGAATTGCACCTCTGCCTCGCCAACTCCCACAACCAAATTAGCCCTTACTTTCGATAGCGACGGCTTCATTCCCTCAACAACTCCAATGCTCAAACCGGCGGATTTGCTAATCCGCCATACTCAACTGATCCAGCGAATGTCACAGCAGAATCCAGATTTGGAAGGTGCATCACCGGAGCAAATTTATCAAATGTTCCAACGTCATCCAATTTCGTTAAAACTGTACGCCACTTTGTTGTCTTGGTTCTGTTGTTCTAACCTACCCAAATAA